The genomic stretch TAAATTCTTTAGAGAAGATGTATAAAAAATAAAAAGCCAAATTCTAAAAAGAAAAATCAAACTCAGCGATAAATCCTAGCTCAAATTTTACCACTTTATGTTAGAGTGGCAAAATTTGAGTAAATAGGATTAAATATAAAAGCTGGGTTTTTTTTATATGCATAGATACATATGAAATATTATATATTTATACAAACTTATATAAAGGAGTAATCAAATGTCTATAAATAAAAAAGTCATTTTTGGGTCACTTTGCCTATTAGTTATAATATTATCCATTTGGATTTTAACCAAGTTTCAAAATCAGAAAAACGATTCCTCGGAAAAGGCAATACAAACATTGATAAATCAAAAAGCTGGAAAAACAGTAGTTCTACCTTCTGGTAAAGACTACAAAATCAATTCAACCTTAAAGATTCCAGACAACACTACAATAATAGGTAATAATGCTAAAATATATAATGATTCTAAGAACATAACCTTACTCTCAATTGGTAATAATGTTAAAATATATAAATTGGAGATCGAGGGTTCAGGCAATTCAGAATATAATGAAAATTCTAAAGCCATTGAATTTGTAGGAAATGCATCAGGATACAATTCTTCACTTCTTTTAGAAAATTGCTATATACATGATATATCTGGCTTTGGTCTTTATTTAAAGTTTGCCAAGAATGTAACAGTTAATAATTCTCGTTTTTCAAGAATAGGGTATTCAGGGATACATGGTTCGTCTGTAGAAAATGTGAAAATTAATAAAGTTAAAATAAAAACAATTGGGCCTGGTAAACCTTCTAGTATCTCTGGTAAAACTATTGCATATGGTATCACCTTTACACAATCTGATCCTTCTTTCCCTCGAAGCAAAAATTGCATAGTTACTAATTCTACTATAGAAGATAACTTGGCATGGGAAGCACTTAACACCCATGGTGGATTAAATATATCATTTATCAACAATACTACAAAAAAAAGTAAATATGGGATTGTAGCTGTTCCTATAGAGATGAAAAACCCTAAAGGCATAAGTGTTAAATCCAATGCTCCACAAAATATTAAGGTCATAGGCAACAAACTTTACGGAACGGGAAAAGGTTCTGCTGTAGTG from Priestia filamentosa encodes the following:
- a CDS encoding right-handed parallel beta-helix repeat-containing protein is translated as MSINKKVIFGSLCLLVIILSIWILTKFQNQKNDSSEKAIQTLINQKAGKTVVLPSGKDYKINSTLKIPDNTTIIGNNAKIYNDSKNITLLSIGNNVKIYKLEIEGSGNSEYNENSKAIEFVGNASGYNSSLLLENCYIHDISGFGLYLKFAKNVTVNNSRFSRIGYSGIHGSSVENVKINKVKIKTIGPGKPSSISGKTIAYGITFTQSDPSFPRSKNCIVTNSTIEDNLAWEALNTHGGLNISFINNTTKKSKYGIVAVPIEMKNPKGISVKSNAPQNIKVIGNKLYGTGKGSAVVIQGAYKVDPESGTVDIKEPAEYAKDSVIADNTSVNFGQKGNEARGAIYARETLNLSVIGNFIEKSYMNGITLHYANQNFRVTNNKIKSTRTTNTKLPVGILVKGTYNQGIINKNKIIQSNGKPIKELYIENIKENKIITKQDQEYK